One Pecten maximus chromosome 16, xPecMax1.1, whole genome shotgun sequence DNA window includes the following coding sequences:
- the LOC117314803 gene encoding perlucin-like protein: MNMDLRLGFLVCIGLPLVLPTCDVGWTEYKENCIWFSQGQKAWNDAEADCRSKASWLLTDDSEGKHDFLGTILNVLRGRGITEWFIGATDYTFEGSFRWLETGSAIGSFTKWAPGQPNGTNIENCLSLKWIGRELLWEDEKCSSRGRREVRKNHTHVHHTRPPPVGMYNYICETRNVDHNSGPVVG, from the exons ATGAACATGGATCTACGATTAGGATTTCTCGTGTGTATTG GGTTACCACTTGTGTTGCCTACCTGTGATGTAGGTTGGACCGAGTACAAAGAGAATTGTATCTGGTTCAGTCAGGGGCAGAAAGCGTGGAATGACGCTGAA GCGGACTGTAGATCCAAGGCGAGCTGGCTCCTGACGGACGATAGCGAGGGCAAACATGACTTCCTAGGAACCATTCTAAACGTTTTGAGGG GGCGCGGTATAACAGAATGGTTTATAGGTGCGACGGATTACACTTTTGAGGGCAGCTTCAGATGGCTGGAGACAGGTTCAGCAATAGGATCGTTCACCAAATGGGCACCGGGCCAACCTAACGGAACTAACATCGAAAACTGCTTGTCACTCAAGTGGATCGGGCGTGAATTGTTATGGGAAGATGAGAAGTGCTCCTCCAGAGGAAGGCGTGAAGTCAGGAAGAACCACACCCACGTCCATCATACAAGACCTCCACCCGTCGGGATGTATAATTATATCTGTGAGACAAG GAATGTGGATCACAATAGTGGACCCGTGGTTGGATAG
- the LOC117314802 gene encoding uncharacterized protein LOC117314802 — protein sequence MYDGFLIAVLLVPVVSTTNYHNFGTDIDYYQVLNVTRSAKVSTIRTAYRKLALRLHPDTSGCDTTKQFQILGEAKNILTDKKERVVYNMFHPEAGYWSEAYDWDMADCEMRNASLVQKVHRKATDVLRGCIQILKDHWRIQIPSMTSYIDLYKTILTDYFVIGVLLVSSATLWCSDLIGQFISAVGCAFYGLHLLTVAYSSSHLFVMEIIKKLFFHLFHGPSLRASVLKNNYILNCYLYMLLSLVAVALVFHYYRPRHVTQISNVLWTMITVVGCVTILAGLPSTEMYLDFRSQSEYSSIYTLILCGLILYVLRS from the exons ATGTATGACGGTTTCCTCATCGCTGTGTTACTTGTGCCTGTTGTAAGTACCACGAATTACCACAACTTTGGGACTGATATCGATTACTACCAGGTCCTAAATGTTACACGCTCCGCCAAAGTCTCCACGATCCGGACGGCATACCGGAAACTTGCCCTACGGCTACATCCTGACACCAGTGGG TGTGACACGACTAAGCAATTCCAGATTTTGGGGGAGGCGAAGAATATTCTAACGGATAAAAAAGAAAGGGTAGTGTACAACATGTTTCACCCTGAAGCTGGGTACTGGTCAGAAGCATACGACTGGGACATGGCGGACTGTGAGATGCGGAATGCTTCACTTGTACAGAAAGTTCATAGGAAGGCTACAGATGTATTACGAGGCTGTATACAAATACTGAAGGATCATTGGCGGATTCAAATAccatctatgacgtcatatatagatctatataagACTATTCTGACAGACTACTTTGTGATTGGTGTGTTGTTAGTTTCCTCGGCAACACTTTGGTGCAG CGACTTAATAGGTCAATTCATCTCTGCTGTTGGCTGTGCTTTCTACGGCCTTCATCTTCTCACAGTGGCTTATTCCAGTAGTCATTTATTTGTCATG GAAATCATCAAAAAGCTATTTTTCCATTTATTCCATGGACCTTCATTGAGAGCTTCGGTACTGaagaataattatatactgaATTGCTACCTGTATATGTTGCTGTCCTTGGTCGCTGTTGCGCTTGTATTTCACTACTACCGCCCTAGGCACGTGACCCAGATTTCAAACGTTTTGTGGACTATGATCACAGTCGTCGGTTGTGTGACCATTCTTGCGGGTCTACCCAGCACAGAGATGTATTTAGACTTTAGAAGTCAATCAGAATATTCTTCTATTTATACTTTGATACTATGTGGACTTATACTTTATGTTTTACGTAGCTGA